The sequence GTCCTCGCCGGGCGCGACGCGGCTCGTGCAGGGCTCGCAGCCGATCGACGGGAAGCCGTCGTAGTGCAGCGGGTTCACGAGGACGCCGTTGTCGGACATGTAGTTGTCCATGTCGTCCTGCGTCCAGCCGAGGATCGGGTTGACCTTCACCATGCCGCGCTTGCGGTCCCACTCGACCACGCGGCGGTCGCGGCGGCTGGCCGTCTCGTCCCGCCGGATGCCGCTGAACCACGCCATGTAGCCCTCCAGCGCGCGGCCGAGCGGCTCGACCTTGCGCAGGTGGCAGCACAGGTCGGGGTTGCGGCCGTACAGGCGCGGACCGAGCGCGGCCTCCTGCTCGGCGACCGTCCGGGACGGGGTCACGTTGATGACGTTCACGGGGTACACGGCCTCGACGGCGTCGCGCGTACCGATCGTCTCGGCGAAGTGGTAGCCGGTGTCCACGAACAGGACGTCGATACCCGGCTTCACCTTGGACACGAGATGGATGAGCGCGGCGTCCGACATCGAGGACGTCAGGCAGATGCGGTCGCCGAACGTCGCGGACGCCCAGCGGATCACCTCGAGCGCGGGCGCGCCCTCCAGGGCGCTCGCCGCGGACTCGACGATGTCCTCCAGATCGAGGGTGGGTCTGTCGATCTCCAGCACGGTCACCGGGGATCCTCCTTCACAGGCTGGGGCGCTCCAACACCGAGGAACGAGAGACGGAAGGAACGGACACAGTCTCGGCACGACCACGTCCCCTCCGCCTCCAGCGGGACGAGGTTCTCGTCGCCGCAGTAGGGGCAGTAGAAGGGAGCGGCACGCTCACTCATGAGATCTCCCTTCGTTCGCCGGGGCGGGAGCGCCCCGGCACGGTCACTTCAGGTCGGCGTCGTCGGCCCGCCGCACCCACGCGGCGAACGACTCCCCGTCCGCGCGCTGGGCGTCGTAGCTGCGGACGACCCGCTCGACGTAGTCGGTCAGCCCGTCGGACGTCGTCTTCAGCCCGCGGACCTTCTTGCCGAACGTCGCGCCGAGCTGACCGCCGAGGTGGACCTGGAAGCCCTCCACCTGGTCGCCGTTGTCGTCCACGACGAGCTGGCCCTTCAGGCCGATGTCGGCGACCTGGATGCGGGCGCAGGCGTTCGGACAGCCGTTGACGTTGATGGACAGCGGCTGGTCGAACTCGGGGAGGCGCTTCTCCAGCTCGTCCATCAGGTCCATCGCGCGCTGCTTGGTCTCGACGATCGCGAGCTTGCAGTACTCGATGCCGGTGCAGGCCATCGTGTTGCGGCGGAACGTGGACGGGTTCACCTGGAGGTCGTGCTCGGCGAGCGCGGCGGCGAGCGGCGCGGTGTTCTCCTCGGGCACGTCGAGGATCACCATCTTCTGCTCGGCCGTCGTGCGCACCCGTCCCGACCCGTAGCGCCGGGCCAGGTCGGCGATCGCGCCGAGCAGCTCGCCGTTGACGCGGCCGACGCGCGGCGCGAAGCCGACGTAGAAGTTCCCGTCCTTCTGCGGCCGGACCCCGACGTGGTCGCGGTTGGGCAGCGGCGCGGCGGGCTCGGGACCGTCCGGCAGGGCGTACCCGAGGTACTCCTTCTCCAGCACCTCGCGGAACTTCTCCGCGCCCCAGTCCGCCATCAGGAACTTGATGCGGGCGCGGTGCCGCAGCCGCCGGTACCCGTAGTCCCGGAAGATCGAGATGACGCCCTTCCACACCTCGTGGACCTGCTCGGGCCGGACGAACACCCCGAGGCTCTTGGCGAACATCGGGTTGGTCGACAGGCCGCCGCCGACGAACGCCTGGTAGCCCGTGTTGCCCTCGGCGTCGACCACGCCGACGAAGGCCACGTCGTTGATCTCGTGGACCGTGCAGTGCGCCGTGCAGCCGCTCACGGCCGTCTTGAACTTCCGCGGCAGGTTGGAAAATTCCTTCGAGCCGATGTAGCGGTCGTAGATCTCGCGGACCTGCGGGCCGCCGTCGATCACCTCGTCCGCCGCGATCCCGGCCAGCGGGCACCCGATGATGACGCGGGGCGTGTCACCGCACGCCTCCATCGTGCCGAGGCCGACCGCCTCCAGCGCGTCCCAGATCGCCGGGACGTCCTCGATCCGGATCCAGTGGTACTGGATGTTCTGCCGGTCGGTGATGTCGGCGGTGCCCCGCGCGTACTTCACCGAGATGTCGGCGAGCGTCCGGAGCTGCGCGCTGTCGAGCTGGCCCCCGTCGATGCGGACG comes from Actinomadura rubteroloni and encodes:
- a CDS encoding phosphoadenylyl-sulfate reductase, producing the protein MTVLEIDRPTLDLEDIVESAASALEGAPALEVIRWASATFGDRICLTSSMSDAALIHLVSKVKPGIDVLFVDTGYHFAETIGTRDAVEAVYPVNVINVTPSRTVAEQEAALGPRLYGRNPDLCCHLRKVEPLGRALEGYMAWFSGIRRDETASRRDRRVVEWDRKRGMVKVNPILGWTQDDMDNYMSDNGVLVNPLHYDGFPSIGCEPCTSRVAPGEDPRSGRWAGMGKTECGIHL
- a CDS encoding nitrite/sulfite reductase, with translation MPPATKRKRGEGQWALGYREPLNKNEENKKNDDGLNVRRRILDVYSKAGFDSIDPADLRGRFRWFGLYTQRKPGIDGGKTGALEDEELDDRYFMLRVRIDGGQLDSAQLRTLADISVKYARGTADITDRQNIQYHWIRIEDVPAIWDALEAVGLGTMEACGDTPRVIIGCPLAGIAADEVIDGGPQVREIYDRYIGSKEFSNLPRKFKTAVSGCTAHCTVHEINDVAFVGVVDAEGNTGYQAFVGGGLSTNPMFAKSLGVFVRPEQVHEVWKGVISIFRDYGYRRLRHRARIKFLMADWGAEKFREVLEKEYLGYALPDGPEPAAPLPNRDHVGVRPQKDGNFYVGFAPRVGRVNGELLGAIADLARRYGSGRVRTTAEQKMVILDVPEENTAPLAAALAEHDLQVNPSTFRRNTMACTGIEYCKLAIVETKQRAMDLMDELEKRLPEFDQPLSINVNGCPNACARIQVADIGLKGQLVVDDNGDQVEGFQVHLGGQLGATFGKKVRGLKTTSDGLTDYVERVVRSYDAQRADGESFAAWVRRADDADLK